The genomic window CGGCGATTATCTCGTCATTTCCGACATGAATTTTCCGTCGGATTCGATAGCCCGCCAGACCCGCCTGGGGAAGCTGCTGACCATGGAAAACATCCCTGCGCCGCAGGCGATCGACGCGGTCCTTTCGGTCTTTCCGCTGGACACGCCGATCCAGCCTTCGGTGGGCCGCATGGAAGTGATCGGCAAACCGGACGAAATCCCGCCGATTCAGCAGGAAGTTCAGGCCATTGTCGATCGTGCCGAAGGCCGGCCGTCGCCCATGTATCCGATCGAGCGGATGGCGTTTTATGACGTCGCCAAGAAGGCTTATTGCGTCATCGCAACGGGAGAACTCCGGTTTTACGGATGCTTCCTTCTGACCAAGGGCGTCATTCCGGCGGAGGACGCTCTGAGATGAGCGAGAAAAGCGGGATCGTCATTCTCGGCATTTTTGCCGCCGACACTGCATATAAGGCAAAGCGCCTGCCCCATATTGCCGAGACCCTGATGGGGTCGGGCTTCACGCTCGGGCCGGGAGGCAAAGGCTCCAACCAGGCGATCGCCGCGGCCAAGGCCGGCGGTAAGGTGACCTTTATTTCCCGCGTCGGCAACGACCCGTTCGGCGAGATGGCCCTTGCTGCCTATGCGGCGGCGGGCGTCAAAGCCAATGTGATGAAAATGGACGGTGTTTCCAGCGGCGCTGCCTTCATTTTCGTCGACGAAGTGACCGGCGATAACGCCATCATCGTTGCGCCGGGTGCCGCAGGCCTCATCGGGATTGAAGATGTCGACGCGAACCGCGCCGAGA from Rhizobium sp. Pop5 includes these protein-coding regions:
- a CDS encoding RbsD/FucU family protein, with product MLKGIRAELSGDILQALCNMGHGDYLVISDMNFPSDSIARQTRLGKLLTMENIPAPQAIDAVLSVFPLDTPIQPSVGRMEVIGKPDEIPPIQQEVQAIVDRAEGRPSPMYPIERMAFYDVAKKAYCVIATGELRFYGCFLLTKGVIPAEDALR